GACAAAACACATTAACATCCGATATCATTACATTCGTAATCTGATTGCAAGCGAGAAATAGTCTTGAAGCATTGTGGCACAAATGAGCAAGTGGCAGATGTTCTCACAAAGTCTCTTTCAAGTGTCAAACATGGTTACTTCAGGTTGTAGATAGGAGTAATAAATTTTGAAGCAAAGGGGAGTGTTAGTAGTGCTCCAAAATTGTGGACGTGGTTTCatattttaggatttaattattaattttttttattaagatttattgAGTGAGTTAGTAGtctattatctttaattatttgtttaaaattaggACTGTTTGTTACTTTCTAAGCCTATATAATAGGCTGTTGtttttacttttgatttgaCGGTGATCGAAACAAGGCTCATTAGCAGTGACCCACTTCCCCTATCTTTTAATTTCCAACAGTACATACCCCGCAATCATTGAAGTCCAAGAAACTATGTTCCCGACCTCGATTTCACCAAAAACTAATTCGGAACACAAAATTTCACCACTCTGAGAGTACATTGTAACCAAAGAACTCTACGTAAAAACATCCAAATTAAACCCAGTCTTAACTACGTTACAGTGGACTTGTCGCCCTTCCCTCAGAGCTGCGAGGACAGCACAAGATCGAACAACGGCAGGAAAAGTATAGCTGTCGGGCAACATTCCAGCTTGATGCATGTCTCTGAATAAATCTATCGCATCTTCACAAGGACCCAGATTAGCATAACCCCGAATCACGGTGTTCCAGACGAACACATCCCTGTCAGGCAGTAAATCAAACAGTTTGCGGGCATAGTCCATCGaaggagataaagaagaagcCAAGGTGATGAGTTTGGTCGATAACAGAAGGTTACGGTGGGACCCATTTACGAGAATGAGAGCGTGGATTCGTTCAAGGTCTGAGAGAGAAGAACAGGAATTCAAAAGGCAGCTAAAAGTGAGGGAGTGGTCGTTTAGACGGAAGGGAAATGGAACTGGGACACACAAAATGGTGTCGAGCTTTCTCAGTAGCGTACGGAAGGAGGCGGCAAACATCAACTCCGGACCCGTTTGATAGCACGGATGAGTGCACACCGTATCCCTTTGATCATATAGCGCCCGCCCACTGCCCAATCAATCTTCTTCCTTCCCGGCGCCGGCCCACTGCACTCGCCTTTATCGATGGCCAAAAGGAGGCGCCAACATCCGTGTATCTATCTATCTGCTGATAGTTGGAACTTGGAAATAAAGTAAGCttgttatttttctattatttgtgaaaaacaAAACTTAATAAATGAGAATATTATGagttttttgtaataaaaaatagaaagaaacataagagtaaaaaatgaaaaaataaaataataattatattttattacttttaaaataaataaaaaaattccaaaatttaaaatttcataataaaaacatatcattaacaataataaaaatatttgagccaaaagtatatttatattccttaacttttacatttttgtttttttttttttgtgaaagtTTACACGTTTCTTAGTTTCAAATGTGCGCCTAAATTTAGactaaaagtatatttatgttataaacTTTTTGTGATTTCGAATATGTTCAAGAATTGTGCAAAATCACATATTTAAATATCTAACTAACAAGTGATACACATGCACACTAATGTTACAGTTTTTCAGTATCTTCTCagttccttctttctctctctccaactATGCATCCTCTGGCCGTGTCTCCTCTCTCTTCAAAATCTCTTACATTTCCTCTAATTGGGCTACGTAAGTTGGTTGGGTTAGACGAGTCACTGATGTGCCCAAGTCAATAATTACCTTGTCATTTAGGGTGATCAAAGATGGGACCAATTTAGGGGTAGCATTTCTTGCAAAAGACATAGTCAATGAGAGATGTAGAGTTGAGGAGacgccagagagagagagaaatgaagtTGAGGAGATGTCGttagagagataaagagagcTGGGGAGACTCTAGAAAGAGAAACATAAATAAAACTGAGGAGATGCTAAAAAACTACCACGACAGCATGAATGCATATCACTTATTGGGCAGGTGTTTAAATGAATGATTTTATATAGTTTAGGgacatatttaaaattacaaaaaagtttaaagttttacaagaaaaaatacaaaagttcAGAGATATAAATCTACTTTTGGCTTAATTTCAAGGGTACATTTGGAACCATAAAAAACAAGCTCAGAgatataaatatacttttggGCCTAATTTCAAGGGTACATTTGGAACCATAAAAAACTTAGGTGGTGCTctctttgtatttcaattttgagttttgagttttgaattcatttttaattttgtgttttgagtatctattttaagatttttaagaaatcgttctttttattattttgaaaaactgtttcttaaaatagaagGCTGGAAAACacgtttactttaaaattttaagaaaatttattttataatattttattaaataaatttgatttaaaataaattataaacatttataaatacattataaatttgattcaaagactttaaacaataattcaagagataattgataatctaattttagaaacaaaagaaaataattataaattacaaaataacataacatcATCACAGTTataatccaaaattttaaaaaaaattaatacaaaaaaattatattacatatttaatttaatattaaaaaaataaaaaaaatcaaatcacatAAAGGAGAAGAGTCGCAACAAGCAGGAAGAAACCATGGTGAAGGGGAGGCGATGCTCAGCAGCTCTGCAGTGGGTAGTGGCGAGCGCAATGCTTGGGATTCGATCAATGGTGGTGGGCGGTGGGGGGCcagaagaaaaaagaggagaAAGGAGACGGAGGGCGATCAATAGCGGGGGGCAATGACATCACTCGCGATGCGAGGGTTTGCGATGGGGGGTGGTTGACAGTGGTGGTTGTGGTGGTGGTGGCAGCGGGGATGGCAATGGCAGGCcagaagctcagagaggagAAATGAGACGAGGGGCGGTCGACGACGAACGCAATACAAGGGTTTGCGATGAGGGGTCGTTGACGGCGACGGTTGCGATGGTGGTGGTGGAAGCAGTCgacgatggcgatggcgatgatAGTGGCGGTTGACAATCAAAAGAGGAGAGAGGAAAAAgtggagaagagagaagagagatgaGAGCTCTAGTTCTATGGGTCTGCAAAGTGGgtgggtgggggtgggggtgttGCATgcgtttttcatgttttggtaTTTTGAGTGTGTAACATTTTTGGGCTtgctttacaattttttttcttattttcgaaaacgtgtttttgaaaacagaaaagagaacgcattttcaatgttttaaaaaattgaaaactcaaaacggattaaaaataacaaagagaacaagcCTTtaagattcaaaaaaaaaaaaacacaaaagtttagagagataaatatacttttagctaaaatattttttacatattccCCTCTTATCCCTTTCGTCCTTTCATCTCCCACCCACCATCCAAACAAACTAAATTTCAGCAACTATTGCTGAAGTTTGTCAATGCTTAGATAAAAAGCTTCCACAAAATGTTGTCTGTGACAAATTGgttcttattttagttttaatgctttaatggaataaaaaattaatgctGATGATAGTCGAGTTCTCAGACTGTGATTTAAATGAATCTAATCTGATGCCACCAATTAAACTTGGAAAACTAGACCCataacaaatttttttgaaacaaaaaaaaataaaaaaatgaatccaATCTTATTAGTTAAGAATATTCTGGAATATACCTAAAATTGTATACTAACAAAATGCTATAATAATCAACAATATCCTTAGTTATAgccattctattttttttttttttaagttatgcTAACAAAATAatccatgcaatgcataaggtgataaacaaaatatattgatGATGTGAGATTGCACCTTTAAGACATGCATGTAACACTTGAATTGCCTTTGTGAGGTTAATTGAGTCCTATAACCCAAAAGAAAAACTGTCTCTAGGATTTGAAAGATAGTCTCTCTAAATATTAAATCGTATCCCTTGATTGTTAGGAAagcttaaaaatgaaaattgaaagaatgAGTTTGGGATTGTTCATATCATTCTTGCCCAAAATCTATTCTCACTCATTCCTCATTTCATGATTTCAAGTTGCTTGATTTTCCTAATCTGTACTCAATAGATTCGCTAGCTAAATCTTAATTTGTGCTTGGTTGAATTTTCTAAGTAAATTACACATGCGAAGATGCTCTCAACAAGTGATTAGTGGTGATGCATTTGAACCTATTACCCATTGGAGAGGTTGTCGCAATTAATTTACAACTAAAGACACAACTTTGCCCGTTTAACCAATTATGCCCCTGAACTTAAAAAGGGGATCTATTGTGTCCCTCAAGTTTCAATTTGGGACCTATTAGACACCTCAAGTTTCAATTTTGGACCCATCATACACCTCACTATTCAGTCAGTATCGTGCGTGAATTACACGAGTGGTTGAAGTGAATAAAGGCAACAccatcatctttttcttccttattccCAATGTCGACGATTTCTCGCCTTCCTTGTTGCCGACGACCTCTCACCTTCCTGGTGCTGGTGGTGATGACCATCTTCCTTAATGGCGGCCATTAGGGCTACTGatagagaggaagaaggaagaagaagcttaaTCGCCATGGCCAAAAAGAAGCAAATTGATCGACAATGGCAGTAAAGAGGCAACCATATCGACCATGGTAGAGAAGACCAATCGATCTACAGCAGTAGAAACCCATAACTCCATGAAAGATTGGACCATCCCACTGGCCATCGATGACGCTTGAACAGTGCAAGTCATAGAAACCTACGTCAATGTACCTTCATGGTGGCGACAGTAGCACGAGGAAGGTAGGCGATTGATCAATCGCTCGCCTCTCATGCCTCCGGCAACTAGATCTGTCGCCCATACAATTGCTGTAAAtgtgtagaagaagaagaagaaaggcacAAGAGAGGAGAATGGCGATGGAAGCTTTGATGGCAGCAACGATAGCGGCTAAATTCACAGAGCAGGTAGGGCTAAATTCCATTATTGCTTAATTGAGAAAACACAACTAACACGCTTATCATCAATAAAATTTAATGCCCTATATTTACAGGAATTCAATGCTTTGAAAAGGCGGTGCAAAAAGCAAGATAAGCATAAATGCACCTGTATTGTTGTGgtatgattttcattttcacaaaacaTACTCCTGGATAGCATTCTATGTCACGACCCGAAATTTGGtatgtcatgaccggcactaatccctaggcccagcagtcccaaaatggactagtaagcctcttctctagctcgatttgaataaaacaatattactgacaagatatagaacatgaataaaataccaattcaccttttaacataatatctcaatatttcatatacagcagctatacaaaataagaatatctatcacactgctgtcaataatacgtacccgatcccgtatctcgggcccttggcacaattatgtgctaacaaaaataaagacaaaacatcagactctacaacacgtgtatgtctccacagagcatcctataatacATCCGGAATCAAAAGAGGGTATGATATTATACCAGAAGATTTGCTGGACCAATAATTAAAGggagaattccctgaaaatatttttaataaaacggggtgagtcttgtggactcgcgagtataaggtatatCATGCCCACTAagagagtatacaataaaatgctaggatgatcatcatgagtataataacgtaataacagtataaacagtggatatatgaaccataagtttaaataatttgaggtttcaaaggaaaacatagtgtaggaaaaataggtgcctaaagacaacccccataagttgttccctaaccacctaaATCCCCCAAacttttgtatgagatgcatgcactgatttctgaggacacactagtagaaactaacgcctatatacacatgcacacaagtatatatatcggcacatacatcatcatcacacaatatcatcataaaggcccacgtgatagtagtgctgaaacatactatccgtgtctctcatggccttggcatgccaagcctcacagtaccatgatcttttcctgctgtgagtcaccagggaatctactagatagttctctaataataatacaaatgataccctaatttatgcacaagtcataatcattcatcatttcatgtggtgcctaaaatacaccatatcattcaatatttcacattctcaaaacaagaaatcaattagagtatctttcagtttatgtctctcccaataggatgaaaatatttcatgcaagttagaaacatttaagggtatttttctatgatccgcatataaaaatcatgtacgagttatgcatataaaaatttatacaagtttataatatttatgaatgaaacaatatatacgtgcataatataaggtaaacataacatatcctatctactcgcctgggaaatgatgactcaagtccgagttTGGGGAGAAGAccgaacaaaatcctgagaatctgagcctacaataaatagaatggggtggtcacatttaggtaacaagagtaatgatgaaatggaATTACCCTAACCATTACCTAACACCttgaattgattatttaataccTTGGCTcgcgcaatattcaaatctggcgtcatAGAATTCAtcgagctaagccatcgactatgtcatcatgcctcgccttgcatgctacgcgtaagtgtatagtggaactacacacccacttataggctgcaataacataatatatatatatatttacccataaactagttttcttttaatatagataatatatttttttatctaaattcctcctttatcaaaaatacatacatatatatatatttataactaaattgataaattttcttaaaaacttaataattaattaataatttaataaatggtttaaaaggaataaattgcaatattctagcctcagaATAAAAGGAATCCATTAGAAATCAAGATTCGAAATAAACtcacgtcatcatcataggctagcctagaacgcactcggggtcaATCTTACTCGgtctcgagtcatctaatagggcttcgtccttaggactccgatcaacaaaatgactcgccaatcatatcgccaattctaggagacctaaagagaacccaaattagaccaATCTCGATATTCTAAGtaagaccaacctaaccaagtcatcctaggtccacggacaagcgacaagggagaacaagccgagtgggctagcccaagggctgccacaactgggtcagtcattcccaacacattgggccatcctaaaacccaatcgggccccgccatcctaggctaaaacctaacccgacatgcccaaccccaaaagccctcatttttttttttccttatattttatttatttttatttttattttattttcttcttttctttctttttcttttcttttctttctttttttttccttgccaTCAAACTGCCGCCGCCGGCGACTGCCACCGGCCAGCCAAAAACGGCCGACCAATATACCGATACAaagccctcgccacgaataacaacatatattaaaatgaaacccatcgaacggtcagatcttaatagatctgaaaattaattttcgtCCGAAAATAGGGGCAAATCTGGCCGTCGCTGTTCGCCGgccgccggccattttttcgacgatcagaaactaccccgaggtgcgctaaggagagcaacatacccaaaaatgagaaagatcggacggctagatcttTGTAGATCTAGAGTCAAAGTCTCGGCCAAAATGGGACAAAACACTGCCAACgtcgccggccaccgtggccggtgATTTCTGGcgatccaagaccgccacccaactccctcaagcaaaccgaccatcatatccaaaaatcatagaaatccaacggttggatcttcgtagatctaacctcAAACATTCGGCCAACAAACCCCATCGCTCCTCAACCCTCATTTCACGAAAACAcaagcaaaacagaaaaaaaatgaagacaaaacacttacctccttgAAGATCGGGGGCACTTTGATGGTGAAAACGAAGTCGGATCGTCGATCGAACGGTTCGATCGTTTGAAATCGAAGGAAATCCAAGAGGGAGCAAGCgagaataaaagagagagagagagatatttttctgatttggggggggctgccgagcgcctcccccttttctttttatattttcgttttttttaattaattattatatatataatttaattaaattaattaatttagtttttttttttttttttatctttacattctAATACAATATTCTCTAAATTTATAGGTCAAGAAGGAAGACAAGAGTGTGAAatgttgttatattttgtgaaacATCAAAAGAGGCCCAAAGGTTTGGGGGCTACTTGGCAACCGTGGGCTGCCTTTGGGGGCCCACTAGAGGGCCATTTGGCAGCCACCATTGGCCTAGCCCAAGCCCTTTggctttttggcttttgtcgcGTAGTCTACATTTGATCTCTCTTGCACGATTTCATCTAAGCCATTGTTGCTTCCTTTATCGCATGTCATTGCAGCCGTCCAGTTGCCTTATTTATCCTCGCCTCGAGATTGATGAAGGGATCGAGATAGGCGAAAGAAAATAGAGGGGTTTGGCCGAGAGACATTCATTTTAGGGTTTTTGATTCTAGGTAAGCTCCTAATCTATTTAGTGGTTGTGAGCATTTTGTATAGAGAACCAGAGTTGTTTCTGTTTTTTGATTTCGTGTATGGTTGTAATCAGATTGATTATATATAGCGGAGTaagctcttctcaccggagctcaagtggacgtagcccctaTTTGGggtaaaccactataaatcgtgtGCCTCTTGATTCGTTTATGGTTTTAATATCTATTGTGTTGTGTTTATATTCTCTCGGTCAGTTTTAGTTGATATCATTAGTGTTTGATTTTGACTATTTAAGGAGATTTGATATCCCTGTTTATTCGTAACAGTGGAATCACAGCCTCTAGTTTGCATATCCAAAGTTGTTGAGTCAAAATCGTGTTCAATTCTTTTCCCCAAAATCTAaggtttcctttctttctctatgtcgatgttgtttttaaaaaatcctaGGATTTTCTGAAGAGACTCTATCAGCGGGAGTTTGCTGTACAATTCTTAGTCAATAATCTAGGGTttatttttgggcatttttcaTGCAACTCGAGAATGATAACAACTCGATTTGAAATTAGTACATTTGATGGAAAGGGGGATTTCagaagttggaaaaagaagatgggggtttttctctctcatcacaaagtgcttacAGCACTCGAGCCAGATGACATCAATTAGTCACCTAAGCAGCTAGCTTGAACTgatgaaatcagagaagaggcttttaatttgatattttttcatctCGGTGATTCTATAATTCGTAAGGTTAACGGTATATCTCTATCCCTTGATATTTGGAATAGATTAGAATCTTTATATTCTGTAATGTCTGCtccaaatttggtttatttaaaaggcatgttgtttaaatttaagatgaatacctctaagcctatggatgaaaacatagatgaatttactagacTTATTTTGCTATTAAGAGGTACTGATCAGGCTTTAGGTGATACTAGTGAAGCcatgattttgttaaattcattacctgatgattatgatgtagtGAAGCATGCTTTACGTTATACAGGTATAGTCCCTAATAtggaatttgttatttttggtattaaggctagagaactagaaCTTAGTACAACTAATAAAATGGGCAATAATTTGTTTGTAAAAGGAAATgctgataaaagaaattatactatGAATACTGAACAACTTAATAGGTCATGGcagaagggaaaaaagaaagataaaaagggaaaacaaaaacaaaaatggaagtgtTACCACTATGGGAAAGAgggacatataaaaaaatactgttatgattatttgaaaaaacaaaaacaatggaGCAATGCAACAGTAGCAGCTAGTAGTTCTAACTGTTTAGCTGAGGTGCTAAATGTATCTACTAATTCTGTTAAAAATGAATGGATCATGGACTCTGGCTGCTCTTTTCATATGTGCCATAATATTGACTGGTTTCATAACTTTAATAACAAAGAAAGTGGAATAGTATATATGGGTAACAACCATTCATGTAGTGTTTAGGGGAAAGGTGATATAACTCTTAAGTTGCATGATAACAAAGTAAGAACACTCATtgatgtaagatatgtacctagtcttaaaagaaatttgatttctctcaGTACTTTTGATGAGTTATGATTTTCTTACAAAGTTGAAAATGGTTTTATGAATGTTTTTAAAGAAGAAGATTTAATCCTAACtggtttaaagaaaaatgatttatatgttttaaatggttgttTTCACTCCTCTGTTATATCAAACTCTGCATGCTATGTTACCACTGATAAGACAGAActatggcacttgagacttggtcacatgagcctgaaaggtttgcaggcactgtcaaaccaaggatACCTTGGTTTCGTGTCTGCTGAAACCCTCGatttttgtgaaccatgtgtgctaggcaagcaacacatgatgagtttccataagggaactcacctggcgaaggcatgCATTGAGTACTTACATGTAAATCTGTGAGGACCTTCCCAGGTTTCCACCCATGGCGGTAACAGATATTTTCTCTCCATTATAGATGATTTTACTAGGAAGGTGtgggtttttctattaaaaactaaaaatcaaaCATTAGAGAAATTCAAAATATGGAAGATCTTAATAGAAAACCAAGCTGACAggaaaattaaaactcttaaaacaGATAATAGGTTAGAATTCTATAACAAAGAATTTGATGAATATTGCAACTCCCATGGTATAATTAGGCATAAAACTGTTAGGAACATACcctaacaaaatggggtagctgaaagAATGAACCGAACCCTCCTTGAAAAAATGAGGTGCCTTCTCTTCATATCTGGTTtgcctaaatccttttggggagaggcCTTAGCTATAGCCTCACACCTAGTAAATCGAAGTCCTTCTACTGCCTTTAATTTTAAGTACCTTGAAGAAAAGTGgactaaaagaaaattaaacttaaattacttGAGAACTTTTGGCTGTGAAGCCTATGCTCACTAGTCAGAAGGTAAGTTGGAACCTAGATCCACAACgtgtgtttttgttgggtatTAGGAAGGAACCAATGGATATAGGCTATGGGAAAGACAGTTTAAGGgtgtaaaaattatcattagccatgatgttatatttaatgaaactGTCTTCCCTTGCAAATTATCTAACACTGAATAATCAAACCAACATAGTAACCTAGATAATTTTATCAGCTTAGGAGGAACTCAAATAGAGGTGGAGCACCCAGTTA
The sequence above is a segment of the Diospyros lotus cultivar Yz01 chromosome 7, ASM1463336v1, whole genome shotgun sequence genome. Coding sequences within it:
- the LOC127805802 gene encoding pentatricopeptide repeat-containing protein At3g12770-like; translation: MFAASFRTLLRKLDTILCVPVPFPFRLNDHSLTFSCLLNSCSSLSDLERIHALILVNGSHRNLLLSTKLITLASSLSPSMDYARKLFDLLPDRDVFVWNTVIRGYANLGPCEDAIDLFRDMHQAGMLPDSYTFPAVVRSCAVLAALREGRQVHCNVVKTGFNLDVFT